In a single window of the Campylobacter concisus genome:
- the ruvC gene encoding crossover junction endodeoxyribonuclease RuvC, with product MVMKILGIDPGTKNCGYAILEKNKLKTTLLEAGLIKIKPNTLQYQITELCEGLDLIFKNHKFDEVAIEDIFFAYNPKTVLKLAQFRGALSLKILQLHGDFAEYTPLQVKKTVTGKAKADKEQVAFMVKKILGINKEIKPLDITDAIAIALTHANNLRIS from the coding sequence ATAGTGATGAAAATTTTAGGAATTGACCCAGGTACGAAGAATTGTGGTTATGCAATACTTGAAAAAAATAAATTGAAAACTACTCTTCTTGAAGCAGGACTCATAAAAATAAAACCAAACACACTTCAATATCAGATTACCGAGCTTTGCGAGGGGCTTGATCTCATCTTTAAAAACCATAAATTTGACGAGGTCGCGATCGAAGATATATTTTTTGCTTACAACCCAAAAACGGTTTTAAAGCTTGCTCAGTTTCGCGGAGCACTTAGCCTTAAAATTTTACAGCTTCATGGCGATTTTGCCGAGTATACACCGCTTCAGGTGAAAAAGACGGTCACTGGCAAGGCCAAAGCTGACAAAGAGCAAGTAGCGTTTATGGTGAAGAAAATTTTAGGTATAAATAAAGAGATAAAACCGCTTGATATTACCGATGCAATCGCGATCGCGCTAACTCATGCGAATAATTTAAGAATAAGCTAA
- the luxS gene encoding S-ribosylhomocysteine lyase, with protein sequence MPLLDSFCVDHVKMQAPGVRLAKSMKTPKGDDISVFDLRFCKPNEEILPEKGTHTLEHLFAGFMRNHLNGNGVEIIDISPMGCRTGFYMSVIGTPSEEAVKKAWLTSMKDILEVKDQDKIPELNKFQCGTYKMHSLDEAHAIAKKILDLGLVIINNDEIKLDVDAMGLKKH encoded by the coding sequence ATGCCATTACTTGATAGTTTTTGTGTAGATCACGTAAAAATGCAAGCCCCAGGAGTAAGACTAGCAAAAAGTATGAAAACGCCAAAGGGTGATGATATCAGTGTTTTTGACTTGAGATTTTGCAAGCCAAATGAAGAAATTTTGCCAGAAAAGGGCACTCACACTTTAGAGCACCTTTTTGCTGGCTTTATGAGAAACCATCTAAACGGCAACGGCGTAGAGATCATCGACATCTCGCCGATGGGCTGTAGAACTGGCTTTTATATGAGTGTGATCGGCACACCTAGCGAAGAAGCTGTAAAAAAGGCATGGTTAACCTCTATGAAAGATATTTTAGAAGTCAAAGATCAAGATAAAATCCCAGAGCTAAATAAATTTCAATGCGGTACTTACAAGATGCACTCACTTGATGAAGCACACGCCATAGCAAAGAAAATTCTTGATCTTGGCTTAGTCATCATAAATAACGATGAGATCAAGCTTGACGTTGATGCTATGGGACTAAAAAAGCACTGA
- the thyX gene encoding FAD-dependent thymidylate synthase, translated as MQVTLLNHTPLNICSHAIRTCWQSFEKGDNGGEKDIELIDRVGNKFKHASTLEHLYYNFYIQGISRALLQELARHRLASLSVKSTRYTLKELKKEEKFEVGQFERAAKFIVLTNDELVDNASIKALENLREILASTTKSLDIVKYCLPECYKTELTWSINARSLQNFISLRSSKSALWEIRNLANAIYDVLPEEHKFIFEKCLPEDEQN; from the coding sequence ATGCAAGTAACACTACTAAATCACACTCCACTAAATATCTGCTCTCACGCAATCCGAACATGCTGGCAAAGCTTTGAAAAAGGCGACAACGGTGGCGAAAAAGATATTGAGCTAATAGATAGAGTAGGCAATAAATTCAAACACGCATCAACACTAGAGCATCTTTACTACAACTTCTACATCCAAGGCATCTCTCGCGCACTACTTCAAGAGCTAGCTCGTCACCGCTTGGCAAGTCTAAGCGTCAAATCAACCCGCTACACGCTAAAAGAGCTAAAAAAAGAGGAAAAATTTGAAGTAGGGCAGTTTGAGCGTGCAGCTAAATTTATCGTACTAACAAATGACGAGCTAGTCGATAATGCAAGCATAAAAGCGCTTGAAAATTTACGTGAAATTTTAGCCTCAACTACAAAAAGCCTTGATATCGTTAAATACTGCCTGCCAGAGTGCTATAAAACTGAGCTTACATGGAGCATAAATGCTAGAAGCTTGCAAAATTTCATCTCTCTAAGAAGCTCAAAATCAGCTCTTTGGGAGATAAGAAATTTAGCAAATGCCATCTACGATGTCTTACCTGAAGAACATAAATTTATCTTTGAAAAATGCTTGCCAGAGGATGAGCAAAACTAG
- a CDS encoding DNA adenine methylase, translating to MKPAKQENQAYLKEQILTYLGNKRSLLGFIDLGVKYAKDELKKEKLSCCDLFSGSGVVARFLKQNSEFLVANDLELYSFITNSCYLQNATNELIDEINFWQKKLEKEIEDNLSEGFITRIYAPQDDKNITEGERVFYTRKNAIFIDTARRLIDELMPEEMRKFFIAPLLYNASVHANTSGIFKGFHKNKDGIGQFGGQGQNAISRITSDINLTKPIFSNFSVPFEVYQKDANLLAKELDGLDLVYLDPPYNQHPYGSNYFMLNLIASNTEPSKISKVSGITKDWNRSVFNKKSSASEAFFELISDLKAKFVLVSFNSEGFINQEEFDQNLNKMGKVHLLRQKYNAYRGSRNLKARNIHVDELLYVLQK from the coding sequence TTGAAGCCAGCTAAACAAGAAAATCAAGCCTATCTAAAAGAGCAAATTTTAACCTATCTTGGTAACAAACGCTCGCTTTTAGGCTTTATAGATCTAGGCGTAAAATACGCAAAAGACGAACTTAAAAAAGAAAAGCTTAGCTGCTGTGATCTCTTTAGTGGAAGTGGCGTGGTGGCTAGGTTTTTAAAGCAAAATAGCGAATTCCTAGTCGCAAATGACTTGGAACTTTACAGCTTCATCACAAACTCATGCTATTTGCAAAACGCCACAAATGAGCTAATAGATGAGATAAATTTCTGGCAAAAAAAGCTTGAAAAAGAGATAGAAGATAACCTTTCTGAGGGCTTTATAACAAGAATTTATGCCCCACAAGATGATAAAAATATTACCGAGGGCGAGAGAGTTTTTTATACTAGAAAAAATGCCATATTCATTGACACTGCTAGAAGGCTCATAGATGAGCTAATGCCAGAGGAGATGAGAAAATTTTTCATAGCTCCACTACTTTATAATGCAAGCGTGCATGCAAATACGAGTGGAATTTTTAAAGGTTTTCATAAAAATAAAGATGGTATTGGTCAGTTTGGAGGACAAGGGCAAAACGCCATCTCAAGGATTACTTCTGATATAAATTTGACTAAGCCAATTTTCTCAAATTTTAGCGTGCCATTTGAGGTCTATCAAAAGGACGCAAATTTACTAGCAAAAGAGCTTGATGGGCTTGATCTAGTCTATCTTGATCCGCCTTATAATCAGCACCCATACGGCTCAAACTATTTCATGCTAAATCTCATCGCAAGCAACACTGAACCAAGTAAAATTTCAAAAGTTTCAGGCATAACAAAGGACTGGAACAGATCAGTCTTTAATAAAAAATCATCAGCAAGCGAGGCTTTTTTTGAGCTCATATCAGATTTAAAGGCAAAATTTGTCCTCGTCTCGTTTAACTCAGAGGGCTTTATAAATCAAGAGGAATTTGATCAAAATCTAAATAAAATGGGCAAAGTTCATCTACTTCGCCAAAAGTATAACGCCTACCGCGGCAGTAGAAATTTAAAAGCCAGAAACATCCACGTAGACGAGCTTCTTTACGTTTTACAAAAGTAA
- a CDS encoding MOSC domain-containing protein translates to MATLKALLIGEVKNYGSQSATNKLNTPWSSAIFKVAQNGEIFADELGFVGDSVADTKHHGGPEKAVFANSFANYADWESFLGLKNMAYGAMGENLCIDGLDESSVCIGDIHKIGSLILQVSQPRKPCFKLSKRWGNENMATHIFETGLTGWYYRVITPGSCKVGDVIEVIEKDPVHMSILEINRLFFTPNENLNLLEKFNSLTTLPKSWYGDMERRIQGIYSTEYMRNL, encoded by the coding sequence ATGGCAACATTAAAAGCTTTACTAATTGGTGAGGTGAAAAACTACGGCTCGCAAAGTGCTACTAATAAGCTAAATACACCATGGAGTTCAGCTATATTTAAAGTAGCTCAAAATGGCGAAATTTTCGCAGATGAGCTTGGCTTTGTGGGTGATAGTGTCGCTGATACAAAACACCATGGCGGCCCTGAAAAGGCAGTTTTTGCAAATTCATTTGCAAATTACGCCGATTGGGAGAGTTTTTTAGGATTAAAAAATATGGCTTATGGAGCTATGGGTGAGAATTTATGCATTGATGGACTCGATGAGAGTAGTGTCTGTATAGGTGATATACATAAAATCGGCTCACTAATCCTTCAAGTATCGCAGCCTAGAAAGCCTTGCTTTAAGCTCTCGAAAAGATGGGGTAATGAAAATATGGCTACTCACATCTTTGAAACTGGTCTTACTGGCTGGTACTACCGCGTCATCACTCCAGGATCGTGCAAAGTGGGCGATGTGATAGAAGTTATAGAAAAAGATCCAGTTCATATGAGCATTTTAGAGATAAATAGGCTCTTTTTTACACCAAATGAAAATTTAAATTTACTAGAGAAATTTAACTCTCTTACTACTCTTCCAAAAAGTTGGTATGGTGACATGGAAAGACGTATTCAAGGTATTTATAGTACGGAATATATGAGAAATTTATAA
- the flgE gene encoding flagellar hook protein FlgE has translation MMRSLWSGVSGLQAHQIAMDVEGNNIANVNTYGYKYNRANFADILSQTPRVATAPQGQLGGQNAMQIGLGTTINSTTRIFSQGTLTSTDKPTDLGLQGNGFFVVSPDGGTTRYYTRNGDFVRDKAGNFVNNSGYIVQGWTRDEETGTIDSTGPIKNIVIKEGLTTPARATTEVKIKGNLDSGNTIDQRSTPIYSLDSVAGGRDYNNDGILDPNEVHNENDVNNDQFYTNSRKEQSLTERGVDLGVTFDELGNGLALRDGQGIWVSYANAKTEKFTIGSGLPNNIGSLTNGTAKKLNITLNGVNITGDVTNISDVAAAINAQYNKTGVRAEISEGNKLTLINRNNSGTTKETKNIHLTVNTGDELVAATTAMGVANGGLKNRDIITAYQYVYTSSQTTAVHEYNDAKERQVTTTEDLRAAMQKDARNYIDYNGDGQIRANSDALDAAKQAIAAHRRTPGTGGAAITSTVYQTAYNTAYNNTTGTPDAKHAAGIAALQALAGDDTNDGVKITVNKLGQFQLENPSNEVADHALYMTTTGLTKPAQGTNNSAVNENVRLTTIMKALDGALSPGQALRASGKMMMSSHGSTAEIFDSLGSKHTVSIKWTKTGTTTDGGTEWSMVIQVPEPAKINYTGEGPDNVITGTARFNANGSLASFHPATITFSANNGSQSGQNISLNFGLGTDFNGLTSFDKDSSTESISQDGYTGGTLNGIKIDETGTIIGSFSNGQSFGLAKVALATFTNNEGLQSEGGNVFSQTANSGEAVIGAAGTGDKGTIAASKLEASNVDLSRALTDLIVIQRGFQANSKTITTSDEMLNTLLQLKQ, from the coding sequence ATGATGAGATCACTTTGGTCTGGTGTTTCAGGCCTACAAGCCCACCAGATAGCCATGGACGTAGAGGGCAACAACATCGCAAACGTCAATACTTATGGTTATAAATACAACCGTGCAAACTTTGCTGATATACTAAGCCAAACTCCAAGAGTTGCTACTGCTCCACAAGGTCAGCTAGGCGGTCAAAACGCTATGCAAATAGGTCTAGGAACGACTATAAACTCAACTACAAGAATTTTCTCTCAAGGCACACTAACATCTACTGATAAGCCAACAGACCTTGGACTTCAAGGAAATGGTTTCTTCGTCGTATCTCCAGATGGTGGAACTACAAGATACTACACAAGAAATGGTGACTTTGTCCGTGATAAAGCGGGAAATTTTGTAAACAATAGCGGATATATAGTTCAAGGTTGGACAAGAGATGAAGAGACTGGCACTATCGACTCAACAGGTCCGATAAAAAATATTGTGATCAAAGAGGGTCTTACAACTCCGGCAAGAGCTACAACAGAAGTAAAGATAAAAGGCAACCTTGACTCAGGCAACACCATCGACCAAAGAAGCACTCCTATTTATTCACTAGATTCGGTTGCTGGTGGACGTGACTATAACAATGACGGAATTTTAGATCCAAACGAAGTCCACAACGAGAATGATGTAAATAACGATCAGTTTTATACGAACTCAAGAAAAGAACAAAGCCTAACAGAGCGTGGCGTAGATCTAGGTGTTACATTTGATGAGCTTGGAAATGGCCTTGCTTTAAGAGATGGACAAGGTATCTGGGTAAGCTACGCAAATGCTAAAACTGAAAAATTTACTATAGGTAGTGGATTACCAAATAATATTGGTTCACTTACTAATGGAACTGCAAAAAAATTAAATATAACATTAAATGGTGTAAATATAACCGGAGATGTAACAAATATAAGTGATGTTGCAGCCGCTATTAACGCTCAATACAATAAAACTGGTGTTAGAGCTGAAATTTCAGAAGGTAATAAACTAACACTTATAAATAGAAATAATTCAGGTACTACAAAAGAGACAAAAAATATTCACTTAACTGTCAATACTGGTGATGAATTAGTAGCAGCAACGACAGCAATGGGAGTGGCAAATGGCGGTTTAAAAAATCGAGATATTATCACAGCTTATCAATATGTCTATACAAGTTCACAAACAACAGCAGTTCACGAATATAATGATGCGAAAGAAAGGCAAGTAACTACAACAGAAGATCTTCGTGCTGCTATGCAAAAAGATGCAAGGAACTACATTGACTACAACGGTGATGGTCAAATAAGAGCAAATTCAGACGCACTTGATGCTGCAAAACAAGCAATAGCGGCACATAGAAGAACGCCTGGAACTGGCGGGGCAGCCATAACTAGCACCGTATATCAAACAGCTTATAATACTGCTTATAACAATACAACTGGTACTCCGGATGCAAAACACGCAGCTGGTATCGCGGCACTTCAAGCACTTGCAGGTGATGATACAAATGATGGTGTAAAGATCACTGTAAATAAACTAGGTCAATTTCAACTAGAAAATCCATCAAACGAAGTAGCAGATCATGCACTTTATATGACAACAACTGGTCTTACAAAGCCAGCTCAAGGTACAAATAATTCAGCAGTAAATGAAAATGTGAGACTTACAACTATTATGAAAGCACTTGATGGCGCACTAAGCCCGGGCCAAGCTCTAAGAGCAAGTGGAAAGATGATGATGTCAAGCCACGGCTCAACGGCAGAAATTTTTGACTCACTTGGCTCAAAACACACAGTTAGTATCAAATGGACAAAGACAGGTACTACAACAGATGGCGGAACTGAGTGGAGCATGGTTATACAAGTACCAGAGCCAGCTAAGATAAACTACACAGGTGAAGGTCCAGATAACGTTATAACTGGAACAGCTAGATTTAACGCAAATGGCTCACTTGCAAGTTTCCATCCAGCAACGATAACATTTTCAGCTAACAACGGCTCACAAAGTGGCCAAAACATTAGTCTAAATTTTGGTCTTGGAACTGATTTTAACGGCTTAACAAGCTTTGATAAAGACTCATCAACTGAGTCAATCTCACAAGATGGCTACACAGGCGGCACATTAAACGGCATAAAAATAGATGAGACCGGAACGATAATAGGCTCATTTTCAAATGGTCAAAGCTTTGGCCTGGCTAAAGTAGCACTTGCTACCTTTACAAACAACGAAGGTCTTCAAAGCGAGGGCGGAAATGTCTTTTCACAAACTGCAAACTCAGGCGAAGCAGTCATCGGTGCAGCTGGCACAGGCGATAAGGGAACGATCGCAGCTTCAAAACTTGAAGCTAGTAACGTCGATCTAAGCCGTGCGCTAACAGATCTTATTGTTATCCAAAGAGGTTTCCAAGCAAACTCAAAAACGATCACAACAAGTGATGAGATGCTAAATACACTTCTTCAATTAAAACAATAA